One Oryza glaberrima chromosome 10, OglaRS2, whole genome shotgun sequence DNA segment encodes these proteins:
- the LOC127752985 gene encoding E3 ubiquitin-protein ligase AIRP2-like translates to MRKAYKDSLKVLEADIQHANTLASEFPREYDGACLQMRLSYSPAAHIFLFLVQWTDCSLAGALGLLRILVYKVYVDGTTTMSTHERKASIKEFYAVIFPSLLQLQRGITDTEDKKQKTLCMERYRRRDEDERNILSEIDAEREEECGICMEMNSKVVLPNCTHNMCLRCYQDWNSRSQSCPFCRDNLKKTDPGDLWIYVEDQDVVDMETVSRENLRRLFMYINKLPLIVPDVIFSIYDSHIK, encoded by the exons atgcGGAAGGCGTACAAGGACTCGCTCAAGGTGCTCGAAGCTGACATCCAGCACGCCAACACCCT GGCCTCCGAATTTCCCCGGGAGTACGATGGCGCGTGCCTGCAGATGCGGCTCTCGTATAGCCCCGCGGCGCATATATTCCTCTTCCTGGTGCAGTGGACTGACTGCAGCCTCGCCGGGGCTCTCGGCTTGCTGAGGATCCTCGTCTACAAG GTTTATGTCGACGGGACGACGACAATGTCTACCCATGAGAGGAAAGCCAGCATCAAAGAATTCTACG CTGTGATATTTCCTTCTCTGCTGCAACTGCAAAGGGGGATTACTGATACGGAGGACAAAAAGCAGAAGACCTTGTGCATGGAGAGGTACAGAAGGAGAGATGAGGATGAAAGAAACATCTTATCCGAAATTGATGCcgagagagaagaggagtgcGGGATTTGCATGGAGATGAACAGCAAAGTGGTGTTGCCCAACTGCACCCATAATATGTGCCTCAGATGCTACCAGGACTG GAATTCAAGATCACAGTCTTGTCCATTCTGCCGTGACAACTTGAAGAAGACTGACCCTGGTGACTTATGGATCTATGTTGAGGACCAAGATGTGGTTGACATGGAGACAGTGTCAAGAGAGAACCTCAGAAGGCTGTTCATGTACATAAACAAGCTGCCTCTTATTGTTCCGGATGTCATCTTCAGTATTTATGATTCCCACATAAAATGA